A section of the Pseudomonadota bacterium genome encodes:
- a CDS encoding type II toxin-antitoxin system RelE/ParE family toxin, with protein MKVKYYLTTGGRSPIEMFVLALPEQTRLEIVDAIALLGSGLKLEMPLSRNLSSIRPGLHELRFRDRAGQVRIIYYLKRGEAIYLVHAFRKKTQGIPSREIDLILKRLKEV; from the coding sequence ATGAAAGTTAAGTACTATTTAACCACAGGCGGGCGGAGTCCTATAGAAATGTTTGTTCTAGCTTTGCCTGAGCAGACTCGTTTGGAGATCGTTGATGCGATTGCATTATTGGGAAGTGGCCTAAAGCTTGAAATGCCACTTAGCCGTAATCTTTCGAGCATTAGACCTGGCCTTCATGAATTACGTTTTCGAGATAGGGCCGGGCAGGTTCGGATCATATATTATCTCAAGAGAGGCGAGGCTATATACTTAGTCCATGCATTTAGAAAGAAAACGCAGGGCATTCCATCTAGAGAAATTGATTTAATTCTTAAGAGACTAAAGGAGGTTTGA